The sequence TGTCGTGTTCCGGGATTTTAAGGCCGGCGTTTAGAATTTCAATGCAGACTGTTGTCCTGGATTGGACCAGGCGGATTTCTATAACGCCCTTTTCAGGCAGGTTGTATCGAATGGCATTATCAATGAGATTGACAAAAAGGCGAAATAGTTTTTCCGGATCACCCATAATCGAACAGGGTGTAGCAATCCGATTGTGAACATGAATCTGTTTTTCAGCCAGCATATCGTCATAATCATCAAGAACCCTTTTGATCAGTTCGGACAGATCCATTTTTTTTGTATGTAATATATTCTGTTGTTCCATTCTGGAAAGGTCCAGAAGGTTTTTAACCAGATGGCTCATGCGACGGCTTGTTTCAAGCTGATTTATCAGGCTTTCTTCTGCCGACGAAGACAAATTTTCATTAATCAGAATATCCTCCTGGGCCAGCATCAAGAGGGTGATGGGGCTCTTTAATTCGTGGGACGCATTGCCTATAAATTCCTTCTGACGGAGAAAAGAATGCTGGATTCTGTCAAACATCTTATTTAATGCAACAGATAACTCATAGAGCTCATCTTTGGTTTTACCCAAAGGAATCCGTTTGTCCAGAGATTTTTCACTGATCTCCCTGGATTGATTTATAATGGCTGAAATCGGTCTTAATATTCTGCCTGCCAAGGCATAGCTCAAAATAAAAATAAATAGAGCACAAAGAAAAAGACTGATTCCGATAGTAATGCCAAGTCTGATTAATTCTTCCTCAAAGTCTTCAATGGGTTTTGCAATACGAATTTCTACAAAACGGCCGTTGATCTCTTTTTTAACGACTATTACCCTGAACATTACGTCATCATTGCGATCTTGTTTCAACCAGATACGGGATCTTGGGATATGTTTTTCGATCAGGAATTTGGCTTTTCCGGCCGTCGTGGAAAGATCGGTAAATTCTGTCAGTTTTGATCGGTAAAGCACCTTTTCTTGATCATCTTTGGCCATAATCCAGTATTCGTTAGGATCATATGGCATAGTGTTCAGGTCCAACTTCCCTTGATAAAAAGTGTTTTCTTTTATCCTTTGGACCAGAACCGTGGCCATATGAAAAAGTTCCTTGTCGATCAGTTTGAACGGTTCCTGCATCAGTTCAAAAAAAATAATAGATGAAAATACCGTGGTGGAAAAAAGGGCCGCCCCGGAAATCCAGAGAGTTATTTTTTTGCGGATCTTCATACCTGTTCGTCAATGATAAATCCGATGCCCCGGATGGTTCTAATGACAGGTTTATCCTCGCGTGCCGTAAGTTTTTTTCTAAGATTTTTAATATGGACATCCACGTAATTGGACATGGAAAAGGGATCAAACTCCTCTCCCCAGATATGCTCGGCAAGATTGAACCGTGAAACGACGCTGCCCTTGTTGTGCAAAAGAAATTCAAGGATTGAAAATTCTTTGGCGGTTAAATGGATCTGTTCGCCACCCACAAAGACGCTTCGTTTGACCGTATTCAGACGAACCGCCCCCACTTCAAGTATCGGGTTCTTGTTTCCTTTCCTTCGAAGCATTGCCCTGATCCGGGCCATGAGTTCTGCCATGGAAAAGGGCTTTGCAAGATAGTCATCAGCACCGTAATCCAGCCCTTTGACCCTGTCCTGGACATCGCTTCGTGCCGTCAGCATCAGTATGGGCATATCCATCCCGGATTTGCGGATTTCCTGGAGAACACTTAAGCCGTCCATGCGGGGGAGCATGATATCTAAAAGGATAAGGTCATAGGGGATATCAAAGGCCTTATCCAGGGCCTGCTCGCCATTTTCAGCGATATCTACCCCATAATGCTTTCTTTGCAGGGTGGTTTTTAACTGGGCCAGAAGCCCTGTATCATCGTCAACAATTAGTATATTCATCCCCAATTTTCTTTCATTTACGGTGTGATGCTTTTTAAGAATAACCTGATATCAGACAAATAACAAATATTGCATCGGAATAAAACTGTGGACACCAGTTTAATTTTCGTTGGTATTAACGGCGGAATCCCGGTTGGGGGAAGATGGTTTGTTTTGGGATACGAGGCTTTGGTCCGAAGACAAAGGCCACCGGTTCAGCCGATGTGTAAATACGTAATCTGCACCCTGGTAATATGCCATTAAATCGCTGACTCCGGGATAGCTCATGTAAACCTTTTCAAGGACCGGATCTTCATAATTAAAGGTAACCCGGTTAATCTGTTTACCCGGGGATAAAAACAGCAACTCACCCTTTTTCAACAACCCAAGTTTCTGGTAATTGGCGATCAGGGCACGGCCTTTGAAATCAGAACTAAGGATATCTTTTCCGAAAAAGTAGCTCTGGTAGGAGATATTTAACAGAGCCAGGAGTGTTGGTGCCAGATCCATCTGGCTGGCCAGGGTATCTATTTGTCTGGGCCGGATATGCTTCGGAGAATAGATAAACAGCGGGATATGGTATTTTTTCACGGGCAGGCCGATTTTCCCGGCACTGCCGGCGCAGTGATCCGCCACGACAATAAATACAGTGTCATCAAACCAAGGCTGTTTTTTTGCCTGATTCATTAACTGTCCCAGGGCATAATCCGTATATTTCACGCCGCCAAACCGCCCACTGCCGCCCCGGCCTTCTCCAGGCGCCAGATCAATTTTGCCTTCAGGGTATGTAAACGGCTGATGGTTGCTGGTTGTCATTATATGAAAGAAAAATGGCTTTCGTGCCGTGTATGCCTGGTTGGCTTCACGGATGGTCCGGTTGAAGATATCCTCGTCGCACACCCCCCAGGCGGTTTTAAATGTGATTTCTTCGTTGCCCAGGCAAAGCTCATCCACAATTCGATAGCCATTTCCCGAAAAAAAAGCGTTCATGTTTTCAAAAAAGCCCCGCCCACCGTAAATAAAGGCCGTGTCGTATCCTAAATCCTCGAATACTTTTCCAAGACTGTACATCCGGCTGTTATTCGGTCGTTTGACAATGGATCTTCCCGGCGTGGGGGGGATGGATAGGGTAATGGCCTCCAGTCCTCTGGTGGTGCGGGTGCCGGTAGCATAAAAACGGGTAAAAAGCATTCCCTGTTCAAACCATTTATCCATGAACGGTGTGATGTTGTGTGTCTGTCCGAACCGGGTCAGAAATTTTGCGCTCAGACTTTCAACGGTTATCAGCATGACGTTGAGTTTATTGGCGGTACCTTGTGCCTTGATGTATCTGCCGATATCATAGTCATCCTTTTGAGGCTGCCTGTTGTCCTTTATTACTTGTTTTTTCAATCGGGCAGATAGATCATGATCGTTTCCGGTGACATAAAACTGTCGGTAATCCAACCGATTGTTTCGGAACGCGGCAAAGAGTTGGTATGGACCGTTGGAAGCCAGTTCATTCACATAGTTGTTGTCGGAAAAACACCGATGGGACTGATCAATCAGGCAAAATGACAACAAGGGAAGCATGAGTAGCCCCCCTGCGATTATCACCCTTTTTTTAAAGTTTTCTGTTAAGCTAAGGTTTTTTACAATTGCAGGGCGAATGAAATGAAACACAATGCCTGTGAGGATAAAAAGAATCACCAAAATGGTGAAAACCGGATAGGATTGTAAAATGTTGTCAGTAACCTCCCTTCTGTATACCAGGTAGTCCACGGAAATAAAATTGAACCGTACACCAAATTCGCTCCAGAAATACCATTCGGCAACCATGCAAAAACCAAGACCATAAAGAATCAGAAACACACCGCCCTGGACCAAATATCTTATGGTTCCTGAGTTTAACCATCGATTGGGCAGAAAAAGAAAGAAAAGGACAAAGGAAATATAAAAATAACTGATAAAAGCAATGTCATAAATCAGTCCCTGACCGAAAATGTATAGCCAGGCCGATGAAAAATTATCAATGTGAGGCCAGGCCCGAATCAGCAGCACCCCCCGCATTAAAGCAAAACAGAGAATAGAAACTAAAGACAATTGAAGCACGATCATAAATCGTGTTCCGCCGGATTTAATAGTTATGCGTGCCATTGAATAATGTGCTCCACTATTATGCGTTCATATGTTATGCGGTACGATAACATCGCTATTGTGAAGAAAGTGTGAAGAATGAATTGAATGATTTTATCCGCTTGGAATCATTTACGGGGGACACAGTCGAGGCGCAAATGGACAGCTTGATGCAGATAGGGGGACTGGTTCTAACGTCGGCCGCTGTAGGGGCAGGCCACCGTGCCTGCCCTAACGAGGGCAACCACAGAGGGATTGCCCCTACGAAAAATGGCCTACAATAGAATCAAGCCCCAGATAGGGAATTGTGCTTGTAACTTAAAAAAATTATGAAAATTACAAAAATAAAAATTTGGAAAGAAAACCTGGAGCTGACACGGCCTTACACCATTGCCTATGAAACCTTCACCCACGTGGAAAATTTGTTTGTTCAGCTTGAAACAGACACAGGCCTTATGGGCATCGGGGCAGGTTCCCCGGCCGAAGATGTTACCGGTGAAAGCATTGATGCCTGTGAGAAGGCGTTAACCGAACAGGCGTGTGACCTTTTTGAAGGTATGGATTTGGCAGATGCCGTTTCCCGGCTTAAAGCCATGGAAACAAAAATGGCGGCAACACCTGCAGCCATGGCGGCCATGGATATTGCCCTGCATGATCTCATCGGCAAGGCTCTGGATCGCCCCCTGGTGGATATCCTGGGGCGTGTGCACACCGCCATGCCTACATCCATTACCATTGGCATTAAACGTCTTGACGAGATGCTGGCCGAAGCGGACGAATATACCGGCCGGGGATTCAAGATTCTTAAGGTAAAAACAGGCAAGGATGTGGAGGAAGACATTGAACGGGTCCGTCGCCTCAAGGCGCACGTCAGTGCCGATGTCCGCATCCGGGTGGACGCCAACCAGGGATACAATGTGGATCAATACAAAACGTTTCTGGCAGGCACACGCGACACGAATCTGGAATTTGTGGAGCAGCCGCTCCATGTGAACCAGACAGCGGCCATGGCGGATTTGTCTGAAGATGAACGG comes from uncultured Desulfobacter sp. and encodes:
- a CDS encoding ATP-binding protein encodes the protein MKIRKKITLWISGAALFSTTVFSSIIFFELMQEPFKLIDKELFHMATVLVQRIKENTFYQGKLDLNTMPYDPNEYWIMAKDDQEKVLYRSKLTEFTDLSTTAGKAKFLIEKHIPRSRIWLKQDRNDDVMFRVIVVKKEINGRFVEIRIAKPIEDFEEELIRLGITIGISLFLCALFIFILSYALAGRILRPISAIINQSREISEKSLDKRIPLGKTKDELYELSVALNKMFDRIQHSFLRQKEFIGNASHELKSPITLLMLAQEDILINENLSSSAEESLINQLETSRRMSHLVKNLLDLSRMEQQNILHTKKMDLSELIKRVLDDYDDMLAEKQIHVHNRIATPCSIMGDPEKLFRLFVNLIDNAIRYNLPEKGVIEIRLVQSRTTVCIEILNAGLKIPEHDIPRLFEQFYRVEKSRSQALGGSGLGLAIARKIVSLHNGTIFIRNAPNQMIQTMVELPAEL
- a CDS encoding LTA synthase family protein → MARITIKSGGTRFMIVLQLSLVSILCFALMRGVLLIRAWPHIDNFSSAWLYIFGQGLIYDIAFISYFYISFVLFFLFLPNRWLNSGTIRYLVQGGVFLILYGLGFCMVAEWYFWSEFGVRFNFISVDYLVYRREVTDNILQSYPVFTILVILFILTGIVFHFIRPAIVKNLSLTENFKKRVIIAGGLLMLPLLSFCLIDQSHRCFSDNNYVNELASNGPYQLFAAFRNNRLDYRQFYVTGNDHDLSARLKKQVIKDNRQPQKDDYDIGRYIKAQGTANKLNVMLITVESLSAKFLTRFGQTHNITPFMDKWFEQGMLFTRFYATGTRTTRGLEAITLSIPPTPGRSIVKRPNNSRMYSLGKVFEDLGYDTAFIYGGRGFFENMNAFFSGNGYRIVDELCLGNEEITFKTAWGVCDEDIFNRTIREANQAYTARKPFFFHIMTTSNHQPFTYPEGKIDLAPGEGRGGSGRFGGVKYTDYALGQLMNQAKKQPWFDDTVFIVVADHCAGSAGKIGLPVKKYHIPLFIYSPKHIRPRQIDTLASQMDLAPTLLALLNISYQSYFFGKDILSSDFKGRALIANYQKLGLLKKGELLFLSPGKQINRVTFNYEDPVLEKVYMSYPGVSDLMAYYQGADYVFTHRLNRWPLSSDQSLVSQNKPSSPNRDSAVNTNEN
- a CDS encoding dipeptide epimerase; the protein is MKITKIKIWKENLELTRPYTIAYETFTHVENLFVQLETDTGLMGIGAGSPAEDVTGESIDACEKALTEQACDLFEGMDLADAVSRLKAMETKMAATPAAMAAMDIALHDLIGKALDRPLVDILGRVHTAMPTSITIGIKRLDEMLAEADEYTGRGFKILKVKTGKDVEEDIERVRRLKAHVSADVRIRVDANQGYNVDQYKTFLAGTRDTNLEFVEQPLHVNQTAAMADLSEDERNFSMADESLQKPADAYALIHPPLPFGLFNIKLMKCGGIAPGLEIAAIARHCGIGLMWGCMDESIASIAAALHAAFASPATRYLDLDGSLDLAKDMVDQGFIIENGLMRLTDRPGLGVRIL
- a CDS encoding response regulator transcription factor: MNILIVDDDTGLLAQLKTTLQRKHYGVDIAENGEQALDKAFDIPYDLILLDIMLPRMDGLSVLQEIRKSGMDMPILMLTARSDVQDRVKGLDYGADDYLAKPFSMAELMARIRAMLRRKGNKNPILEVGAVRLNTVKRSVFVGGEQIHLTAKEFSILEFLLHNKGSVVSRFNLAEHIWGEEFDPFSMSNYVDVHIKNLRKKLTAREDKPVIRTIRGIGFIIDEQV